From Hylaeus volcanicus isolate JK05 chromosome 2, UHH_iyHylVolc1.0_haploid, whole genome shotgun sequence, the proteins below share one genomic window:
- the LOC128885108 gene encoding protein furry isoform X2 has translation MTEGGETQPTPGNEAQTASEPRAIHGEGLHETTTELSSQSVLEPCQDLLTVHGTTQGESSDAVSIHTASTSVSGNESSSSRVSAITVVLPWGAQKETVKPQQLGDMDLRPGEFVMRTLFAEFTSQAEKKMEAVMTEHEKALSKVLQRGEDPQFDQLLSAFGSVAEHCLPSILRALFNWYERQLVDKGSDQKKHAPGKEDQKGKSIMYTIVSGSVETVERSEADLLQERRDLAVEFIFCLMLIEVLRQLPFHPGHEDLVTYIENIAFKHFKYREGLCFSIQNEPNAANIHIIADLYAEVIGVLAQSRFMSVRKRFMIELKDLRAKEPGPHTTQSIISLLMGMKFFRVKMVPIEEFEASFQFMQECAQYFLEVKDKDVKHALAGLFVEILVPVAAAVKNEVNVPCLKNFVEMLYSTTLDMCTKSKHRLALFPLVTCLLCVSQKIFFLQNWHYFLAMCLSHLKNRDPKMCRVALEALYRLLWVYMIRIKCESNSATQSRLQSIVNSLFPKGSKAVVPRDTPLNIFVKIIQFIAQERLDFAMREIVFDLLSVGRPVKIILTPERMSIGLRAFLVVADSLQQKEGEPPMPRTMGVLPSGNTIRVKKTFLNKMLTEDTARSIGMSSYFPHVRRVFVDILRALDVHYGRPLMMTSTQNMNKEPDEMITGERKPRIDLFRTCVAAVPRLIPDGMTGAELVDLLSRLTVHMDEELRGLAYQSLQTLVLDFPDWRQDVVLGFTQFLARDVQDTFPQLVDNGLRMLLQLLTSWKNALTSPSIRSKEQTADSARTNARTDGIIKKSESGQKIEPVSSVFHLVEGFALVMLCNCRLYPRRIAVHILREVKYLLKTLGALEDDQSVIDVIDACCPVVLEKCYHMLPPAEKAAAASTSNVDLQWIAERSSCVWTAGLHDDTSTKSSSSLNLNGADPWGTCLFAFLEKDRVLTMCPTAVAHSWPIVFTRINSLFSVIDPTPVNDNRASLLRSSTAVRKPVNERDVYMHVWKNYLTFGYRVVPPVPSPVVRCASPDLSLSGQHTVEFGVLCMSKELSQSLENLGGAQTLPGRFSVPSISGIYTRHKRTSSSPDSLSAERGDNKSPGTNASPAALYKLTVPLLRCEVVDVRDAAVQAIGKVNSDALKDLMEELVPYIREAVDRKQENMRRRRRRDALRLQLVRVLELIAEYGTFGICPAVLDRETQSLHSTFVEYIDGARLYLENETDKEAPAVRDIKLHFCNFIRKMIKSFSLETCHTLLKRDLRRNLFMLFASWAGPYGGPLSSTSSLHEEEKSCTELQLSALQAMSGLLCCGPCFNPQSLSEEGAILYQWLDLLLASKDEKIYALARETVVLLLECNPDIGTLLDWVVDRCYTGAPQVADGCFLALATIFSAREYPCDHYTSIINVTLMSTGCPRAPVHDAALQLLQLLDQRFFGNVGPLPTTEPETGQDDLVGGSSTTAISAPGQQSNPIGGISSNGTIKGGTLDVLLSTTYCRNQMYLSRQLAQLHPELTMPMFSEITHRFQTARREVRQLLLQYLLPWLHNMELVDPNVPPPSNPLSYYQYYASDMARGGARREGWGSAEATEMVLNNLFYITAKFSDEHPKETEELWSTLCGCWPNNLKVIIRYLIIVSGMAPQELLPYAKRVVLYLARARPDRLVDEMMTELQTVETLNCLIERTETPPFYRLTSMRKASSHSDAPAADPGNPPRDLGVEKGTIHTKRHSGEDPVKTGSKSDTALRALAGFQTPRAEKTRTASGPPVLPDDLSTPTTEAELTTDESCYGVRNGPVGVNGKISCGGEKFDIPQPHPLPMPEYGGYFAPLTEYLPDSSQPISGFHRCNIAVMLLTDVVVDGIQLDWAIHVPLMLHIVFLGLDHSRPLVRDHCRCLLLNLLVVLGDHRDHLGVARVLLASKTEQLGLGLSTPALPVLEHNFTEVDPEFDSYLYGPPPAPPPTTPPPSSSPPPPSSSPPPPPPPPPPPPPPPPPPDSSVFNSTPPPPPPPPPPPFPPSNNGTPTHSPIPNSTSTPPTSMNHVHQSVTDHCKDYSNTHAYESPVCNNWTSTTGSTNVVPPVIVTPEDANNWVGPQPGPNMPIQDVIKSLINFLASRINQPLWNYEDMTAKVWWVRSAEQLTVLLRHVLRVFRDSLPHALVSQRWAQTALQLGLSCSSRHYAGRSLQVFRALRVPITSRMLSDILSRLVETVAEQGEDMQGYVTELLLTLEAAVDSLESDFRPLDFMKEIFKSTPNLNNKDPASGGLIGGKRSPGGGNGYPAGPYMFSHLNQGGHTRSTSYSVSYCMKKSSGSNLATSEMKELDNRCNKYPNSNLSRSRSAQSLKLLGDSATQDDKMTILAQLFWLSVSLLESDYEHEFLLALRLLSRVLHRLPLDRPDARDKVEKLQQQLRWNSFPGVHALLLKGCTSPNTYEPVVTLLSQFTPLLDLPVVDPTQSLAFPMNVVSLLPYMLLNYEDANELCIRSAENIAQVSAEKGKKLENLGTVMTLYSRRTFSKESFQWTKCVVKYLYDTYAHLSFNMLAFLVEVLEKGPGSVALPVLSIIHCMLHYVDLASQAAQPINTELLRVISKYVEGPHWKEALKILKLVVTRSSTLVAPPTSVHGSSWESSLASPHPSFTDTEIFTKKELPGRTMDFTFDLSQTPVIGRRWLIRQGVEEKSLGSPRCSLSLSPAESNAVSGWKRPWMSQGRVRECLVNLLTTCGQRVGLPKSPSVIFSQSSDLMERQSSMASSTEEVSGANNDLSGGSRRDDEQFGVFKDFDFLEYESESVEGESTDNFNWGVRRRPLSEGEEREPSLRQFEESLSEKTQSSSKHTSRRGVAEESSDDEAGSESPLDEVPGGSGTGQEANNIPGMFPPSSLSLIPSRTRHDSSTRSDTSGSSAGDLGDVTPCNASPNLSALMPFRQAVRDDAEELWRQQIQNLITQSLYNTLDFFQLLSRIVKDVSCKSVTLTREASALLCNGSPASTQLGYHLSSHADLLSSKAEPPLIWFSIAVFANQRLNESLRFGMLEIQEHLETFLDKKDHATECLEAAKASAKLQALGGSHTTETGLEEMLLDLGRALYKLHLQLLLLIEASNKMLGTLMNAARNVQIPLQDMSTEIANMKIALSRALEESTESERGTPTPTPSPSPLPGSGAVEEVARVAELLRNARWCPALEAVRLHRAQWPGDPFHDDDDVTTAVNMYCKYLGQDRSDIFVVTRKDDEMSEIFSRLMESLFQILAAVTGLEASTKTARSQQDNPNNSKSDC, from the exons ATGACTGAag gAGGAGAAACACAACCAACTCCTGGAAATGAGGCACAAACTG CCTCTGAACCCAGAGCCATACATGGCGAAGGACTGCATGAAACAACAACAGAACTGTCTTCTCAAAGTGTACTTGAACCTTGTCAAGATCTACTTACCGTTCATGGAACAACACAAGGAGAAAGCAGCGATGCTGTTAGCATTCATACTGCCAGTACCTCGGTTTCTGGCAATg AGTCGAGTTCCAGTAGAGTGAGTGCAATAACTGTAGTGTTACCGTGGGGTGCTCAAAAGGAAACAGTCAAGCCTCAACAGTTAGGAGATATGGATCTGAGACCAGGAGAGTTTGTAATGCGTACCTTGTTCGCAGAATTTACATCACAGGCAGAGAAAAAAATGGAGGCAGTCATGACAGAACAT GAGAAAGCACTTTCGAAAGTCTTACAAAGAGGTGAAGATCCACAATTTGACCAACTCTTATCTGCATTTGGTTCAGTTGCAGAACATTGTTTGCCTTCTATTTTGCGAGCGCTATTTAATTGGTATGAACGTCAATTGGTTGATAAAGGCAGCGATCAGAAAAAGCATGCTCCTGGCAAAGAAGatcaaaaaggaaaaag CATCATGTATACAATAGTATCGGGAAGCGTAGAAACAGTTGAAAGAAGCGAAGCGGACTTACTTCAGGAACGGAGGGATCTTGCagttgaatttatattttgtttaatgttaataGAAGTACTACGTCAATTACCATTTCATCCTGGTCATGAAGATTTAGTAACCTATATCGAAAACATagcatttaaacatttcaaatacaGAGAAGG TTTGTGTTTCAGTATTCAAAATGAACCAAATGCAGCAAATATTCATATCATTGCTGACCTTTACGCGGAAGTAATAGGAGTGCTTGCACAGTCTAGATTTATGTCAGTTAGGAAACGTTTTATGATTGAATTGAAAGATCTGCGTGCTAAAGAACCAGGACCTCATACTACACAgagtattatttcattactgatgggaatgaaatttttccgAGTAAAG ATGGTACCTATAGAAGAATTCGAGGCCTCATTTCAATTTATGCAGGAGTGTGCACAGTATTTCTTAGAAGTAAAAGATAAAGACGTTAAACACGCTTTGGCTGGTCTTTTTGTTGAGATACTAGTTCCTGTTGCTGCT GCCGTAAAAAACGAAGTTAACGTACCTTGCTTAAAAAATTTCGTAGAAATGTTATATTCTACAACTTTAGATATGTGTACCAAATCAAAACATAGATTGGCGCTTTTTCCACTTGTAACTTGTTTATTGTGTGTGagtcagaaaatatttttcttgcaaaaTTGGCATTACTTTTTAGCAATGTGCCTTTCACACTTGAAGAATCGGGATCCTAAGATGTGTCGTGTTGCCTTGG aggCGTTGTATCGTTTACTATGGGTGTATATGATACGTATTAAATGTGAGAGTAACTCAGCTACTCAAAGTAGACTGCAAAGCATAGTGAATTCTCTATTTCCTAAAGGTTCAAAGGCTGTAGTACCACGCGATACTCcactgaatatttttgtaaaaatcatTCAGTTTATTGCGCAAGAAAGATTAGATTTTGCGATGCGGGAAATAGTGTTTGATTTATTGTCTGTGGGTCGTccagtgaaaataattttaactccTGAACGTATGAGCATCGGGCTTCGAGCTTTCTTGGTTGTTGCTGACAGTTTGCAACAAAAGGAAGGAGAACCCCCTATGCCCCGTACAATGGGTGTGTTACCTAGCGGTAATACGATACGCGTCAAGAAAACGTTCCTCAATAAA atGTTGACTGAGGATACAGCAAGAAGTATAGGAATGTCTTCATATTTTCCACATGTTCGACGAGTATTCGTGGATATATTACGAGCTTTAGATGTTCATTACGGGAGGCCTCTTATGATGACAAGTACCCAAAACATGAATAAAGAACCAGACGAAATGATCACTGGTGAACGAAAACCTAGGATAGATCTGTTTCGAACTTGCGTAGCCGCGGTTCCTCGTTTAATACCTGATGGAATGACTGGTGCTGAATTAGTTGATTTATTATCTCGTTTAACTGTTCATATGGACGAAGAGCTTCGCGGATTAGCATATCAAAGTTTACAAACTTTAGTATTAGATTTTCCTGATTGGAGGCAGGATGTTGTTCTTGGGTTCACTCAATTCCTTGCTAGAGATGTCCAGGATACTTTTCCACAACTTGTCGATAATGGTTTGAGAATGCTCCTGCAACTTCTTACTAGCTGGAAAAATGCATTAACAAGTCCGAGTATAAGATCGAAGGAGCAAACAGCAGATAGTGCAAGAACAAACGCACGTACAGAcggtattattaaaaagagtGAATCAGGACAGAAAATAGAGCCTGTCTCGAGTGTCTTTCACTTAGTAGAAGGCTTTGCATTGGTTATGCTTTGTAATTGTCGACTTTATCCTCGAAGAATAGCTGTTCATATATTACGTGAagtcaaatatttattgaagacaTTGG GAGCTTTGGAAGACGATCAGTCTGTAATCGATGTAATAGATGCTTGTTGCCCCGTGGTTTTGGAAAAGTGTTATCATATGCTGCCACCTGCAGAAAAAGCGGCAGCTGCTTCGACTTCTAATGTTGATCTTCAATGGATAGCTGAAAGAAGCAGTTGTGTGTGGACAGCAG GCCTTCACGATGATACTAGTACAAAGAgttcttcttctttaaatttaaatggagCAGATCCATGGGGGACttgtttatttgcatttttggAGAAAGATAGAGTACTCACGATGTGTCCCACTGCTGTTGCACATTCATGGCCTATTGTTTTTACTAGAATAAATTCTCTCTTCTCCGTAATTGATCCCAC ACCTGTCAATGATAACAGAGCTTCTCTTCTAAGAAGTTCAACTGCTGTTCGAAAACCCGTAAATGAAAGGGACGTCTACATGCATGTTtggaagaattatttaacCTTTGGTTATAGAGTTGTACCACCAGTGCCAAGTCCAGTTGTACGGTGTGCCAGTCCAGATCTCAGTCTCAG TGGTCAGCATACGGTGGAGTTTGGTGTGTTGTGCATGAGTAAGGAGTTGAGTCAGAGCCTGGAGAATCTCGGCGGGGCGCAGACCCTGCCGGGTCGGTTCTCCGTTCCGTCCATTTCCGGCATCTACACCAGGCATAAGCGGACCAG CTCTTCGCCGGATAGCCTTTCTGCCGAACGAGGCGATAACAAGTCACCTGGTACAAATGCAAGTCCTGCGGCATTGTACAAACTAACTGTACCCCTATTGAGATGCGAGGTGGTCGATGTTAGAGATGCCGCTGTGCAAGCTATTGGCAAAGTAAACTCCGATGCTTTGAA AGATTTGATGGAGGAACTAGTTCCTTATATTCGGGAAGCAGTTGAtcgtaaacaagaaaatatgaGACGTCGAAGACGAAGAGATGCGTTAAGATTGCAACTAGTAAGAGTGCTAGAATTAATTGCGGAATATGGAACATTTGGTATCTG cCCTGCAGTATTGGATCGCGAGACACAATCGCTTCATTCAACGTTCGTCGAATACATCGATGGCGCACGTTTATATTTGGAGAACGAAACCGATAAAGAAGCACCTGCAGTGCGCGACATAAAATTACACTTCTGCAATTTTATTAGGAAAATGATTAAGAGCTTTTCAT TGGAAACGTGTCATACTTTGTTAAAGAGAGATTTAAGACGGAACTTGTTTATGCTGTTCGCTAGTTGGGCTGGTCCTTATGGCGGACCTCTTTCGAGTACATCCTCGTTGCACGAAGAAGAAAAGTCGTGTACAGAACTACAGCTTTCAGCACTGCAAGCTATGAGCGGTTTATTGTGTTGCGGGCCTTGTTTCAATCCCCAGTCTCTTTCAGAAGAGGGAGCAATATTGTACCAGTGGTTGGACTTACTACTAGCCAGCAAGGATGAGAAA ATATATGCCCTCGCCCGGGAAACAGTGGTGTTATTGTTGGAATGTAACCCAGACATCGGAACTCTTCTCGATTGGGTAGTAGATCGATGTTACACCGGAGCTCCTCAAGTAGCCGATGGTTGCTTCCTTGCCTTGGCAACCATTTTTAGTGCAAG AGAATATCCTTGCGATCATTATACGAGTATCATCAATGTTACTCTGATGAGTACGGGTTGTCCTCGTGCTCCAGTTCACGACGCAGCGCTTCAACTTCTTCAGCTGCTCGATCAAAGATTTTTTGGGAACGTGGGTCCTCTTCCAACTACGGAACCGGAGACCG GTCAAGATGATCTCGTTGGTGGTTCATCAACCACAGCCATTTCTGCTCCAGGACAACAAAGTAATCCTATCGGTGGGATATCTTCGAATGGTACAATTAAGGGTGGGACACTCGACGTACTTCTATCAACCACCTATTGTCGCAATCAGATGTATCTTTCTCGTCAACTCGCTCAGCTACACCCAGAATTGACGATGCCTATGTTCAGTG AAATTACACACAGATTTCAAACAGCCAGAAGGGAAGTTCGGCAGCTGTTACTCCAATATTTGTTACCCTGGCTACACAACATGGAACTGGTTGACCCTAATGTACCGCCACCCTCAAATCCATTGAGTTATTACCAG TATTATGCAAGCGACATGGCGCGCGGTGGAGCCCGAAGGGAAGGTTGGGGTAGTGCCGAGGCAACGGAAATGGTcctgaacaatttattttacataactGCTAAG ttCTCCGACGAGCATCCCAAAGAGACAGAAGAACTTTGGTCGACCTTATGCGGTTGTTGGCCTAACAATCTAAAAGTCATCATACGTTATTTAATAATCGTCTCTGGGATGGCACCGCAAGAATTACTTCCATAC GCGAAACGCGTCGTGTTATATTTGGCAAGAGCTCGTCCAGATCGTTTGGTGGACGAAATGATGACCGAACTGCAGACAGTCGAGACATTAAATTGTCTGATCGAAAGAACCGAAACCCCGCCGTTTTACAGATTAACTAGCATGCGAAAAGCTTCCTCTCATAGTGACGCACCCGCCGCTGATCCTGGGAATCCTCCTCGCGATCTTGGTGTCGAGAAGGGTACCATTCATACGAAAAGACACTCTGGCGAAGATCCCGTCAAAACCGG CTCGAAGTCTGATACAGCACTGCGAGCACTCGCTGGATTTCAAACCCCAAGGGCGGAAAAGACGAGGACTGCGAGCGGTCCGCCAGTTCTTCCTGATGATCTGTCCACTCCTACGACGGAAGCAGAG TTGACCACAGACGAATCCTGTTACGGCGTACGTAATGGACCCGTGGGAGTAAACGGGAAAATTTCATGTGGCGGCGAAAAGTTTGATATCCCCCAACCGCATCCTCTACCAATGCCAGAATACGGCGGATATTTCGCGCCACTCACGGAGTATCTGCCGGATAGTTCGCAACCGATAAGTGGATTTCACAG ATGCAACATCGCCGTGATGCTGCTCACCGACGTTGTTGTCGACGGTATACAACTCGACTGGGCTATCCATGTTCCCTTAATGTTGCACATAGTTTTCCTTGGCTTGGATCACTCTAGGCCTCTTGTAAGGGATCACTGTCGTTgtcttttgttaaatttattggTTGTCCTCGGAGATCATCGAGATCATCTAGGCGTAGCGCGGGTATTGTTAGCGTCAAAGACCGAACAATTGGGTTTAGGTCTTTCTACGCCCGCTTTGCCAGTACTTGAGCACAACTTCACCGAGGTTGATCCAGAGTTTGATAGTTACCTGTACGGTCCACCTCCCGCACCACCTCCCACAACCCCTCCTCCGTCGTCTTCGCCACCGCCGCCTTCttcctctcctcctcctccgcctccaccaccgccgccgccacccCCTCCACCTCCACCACCGGATTCCTCCGTATTTAATTCGACACCTCCGcctcctccccctcccccgccgCCACCGTTTCCACCTTCTAATAACGGAACACCGACTCATTCACCGATTCCGAATTCAACATCCACCCCTCCGACATCAATGAACCACGTGCATCAGTCGGTGACGGACCACTGTAAAGATTATTCAAATACTCACGCATATg AATCACCGGTATGTAACAATTGGACATCGACAACAGGATCAACAAACGTCGTACCTCCTGTTATTGTTACACCGGAAGATGCAAATAATTGGGTAGGGCCCCAACCTGGCCCGAATATGCCAATCCAAGATGTAATCAAATCTTTGATAAACTTCCTTGCATCTAG GATCAACCAACCATTGTGGAATTACGAAGATATGACTGCCAAAGTATGGTGGGTTCGCAGTGCTGAACAACTAACAGTATTATTGCGACACGTTTTGCGAGTCTTCAGAGATTCTTTGCCCCATGCTTTGGTTAGTCAACGATGGGCACAAACCGCGTTGCAGTTAGGCCTCTCCTGTTCATCGAGGCACTATGCAGGAAGATCACTTCAAGTATTCAGAGCATTACGAGTTCCTATTACATCTCGAATGTTATCCGATATCTTATCTAGATTGGTAGAAACGGTCGCTGAACAAGGGGAGGACATGCAG GGCTATGTAACAGAATTGTTATTAACACTTGAAGCAGCCGTCGATTCGTTAGAATCCGACTTCCGACCTCTCGattttatgaaagaaatatttaaatccacTCCAAATTTGAACAATAAAGACCCAGCATCGGGTGGTTTGATTGGTGGAAAGCGCAGTCCAGGTGGAGGAAACGGTTATCCAGCTGGTCCTTATATGTTTTCTCATCTGAATCAAGGTGGACACACGAGAAGCACCAGTTACTCGGTTAGTTACTGCATGAAAAAATCAAGTGGCAGTAATTTGGCAACAAGCGAAATGAAAG AATTAGACAACAGGTGTAACAAATACCCAAATTCTAACCTTTCGCGTTCGAGATCTGCTCAGTCATTGAAGTTATTGGGTGACTCGGCAACACAAGATGATAAAATGACTATTTTGGCACAACTGTTTTGGCTATCCGTATCCTTGCTTGAATCGGACTACGAACACGAATTTCTCTTGGCGTTGAGATTGCTGAGCCGTGTACTACATAGATTACCGCTGGATCGACCAGATGCTAGAGACAAAGTAGAAAAATTGCAACAGCAATTAAGATGGAATTCGTTTCCCGGTGTACATGCACTATTATTAAAAGGATGCACTAGTCCGAATACGTATGAACCAGTGGTAACATTATTGTCGCAGTTTACCCCGTTACTGGATCTGCCAGTTGTTGATCCAACTCAGAGTCTCGCATTTCCAATGAACGTTGTGTCATTGCTTCCCTACATGCTTTTAAATTACGAGGATGCTAACGAGTTATGCATTAGGAGCGCTGAAAACATTGCACAA gTGAGTGctgaaaagggaaaaaaattggaaaacttAGGCACCGTTATGACATTATATAGCCGACGAACTTTTAGCAAGGAAAGTTTTCAATGGACAAAGTGTGTTGTCAAGTACCTTTATGACACATACGCTCATCTCAGTTTTAATATGCTTGCATTTCTGGTGGAAGTACTTGAGAAAGGTCCAGGAAGTGTTGCGCTACCAGTGCTTAGTATCATACATTGTATGTTACATTACGTTGATTTAGCTTCTCAAGCCGCTCAACCGATCAACACTGAACTTCTGAGAGTGATTTCAAAATACGTCGAG GGTCCCCATTGGAAAGAAGcccttaaaatattaaaactcgTAGTCACAAGATCGTCAACTTTAGTAGCACCACCTACTTCAGTGCACGGTTCATCCTGGGAATCTTCTTTAGCATCTCCGCATCCGAGCTTCACCGACACCgaaatatttaccaaaaaaGAACTACCCG GAAGGACTATGGATTTCACATTTGACTTGTCTCAAACACCTGTAATCGGTAGACGGTGGCTAATACGTCAGGGTGTGGAAGAAAAATCACTTGGGTCTCCTCGATGTTCATTATCTCTTTCACCAGCCGAGAGTAATGCAGTTTCCGGTTGGAAAAGGCCGTGGATGTCTCAG gGTCGAGTTAGAGAATGTTTGGTGAATCTTTTAACAACATGTGGGCAACGCGTTGGACTACCAAAGAGCCCATCT GTAATATTCAGTCAAAGTTCAGATTTAATGGAAAGGCAGTCATCCATGGCTTCTTCGACGGAAGAAGTTTCTGGCGCAAATAACGATTTGAGCGGAGGGTCTAGAAGAGATGACGAACAGTTTGGCGTATTCAAAGACTTTGACTTCCTCGAATATGAAAGCGAAAGCGTTGAg GGTGAAAGTACTGATAATTTCAATTGGGGCGTGAGGCGACGTCCTCTTAGCGaaggagaagaaagagagCCAAGCTTGCGACAATTTGAGGAAAGCTTAAGTGAAAAGACTCAATCGTCCAGTAAACATACCAGCCGG CGTGGAGTGGCGGAGGAATCATCGGATGACGAGGCTGGTTCAGAATCACCTTTAGACGAAGTACCCGGTGGATCTGGAACCGGGCAAGAAGCAAATAATATTCCCGGAATGTTCCCTCCGTCCTCTCTTTCACTAATACCTAGTCGCACGCGTCATGATTCTTCGACAAGGTCTGACACATC TGGTTCTAGCGCTGGAGATTTAGGAGACGTGACGCCTTGTAACGCATCGCCAAATCTCTCGGCGTTGATGCCTTTTAGACAAGCCGTGCGAGACGATGCCGAGGAGCTTTGGCGAcaacaaattcaaaatctcATTACGCAGTCTCTATACAATACACTAGACTTTTTCCAACTGTTAAGCAGGATTGTGAAG GATGTAAGCTGTAAATCTGTTACTCTCACGCGAGAAGCCAGTGCCTTATTGTGTAACGGCAGTCCTGCCTCCACCCAATTAGGTTATCATTTATCTAGTCACGCTGATCTACTTAGTTCAAAGGCTGAGCCACCTTTAATTTGGTTTTCAATTGCCGTTTTCGCGAATCAAAGATTGAACGAGTCCTTACGTTTTGGAATGTTAGAAATACAAGAGCATCTTGAAACATTTCTCGATAAGAAAGATCATGCTACCGAGTGTCTGGAAGCTGCCAAAGCATCAGCGAAACTACAAGCGTTAGGTGGTAGTCACACTACAGAGACAGGCCTTGAGGAGATGCTGCTAGACTTAGGCAGAGCCCTCTATAAGCTTCATCTtcaacttttacttttaatcgaagcgtcgaataaaatgttaggCACTCTCATGAACGCTGCCAGGAACGTACAAATTCCACTTCAAGATATGTCTACAGAAATTGCGAACATGAAAATTGCTCTAAGTAGAGCGCTCGAGGAAAGCACAGAGAGCGAAAGGGGTACACCAACTCCAACGCCTAGTCCAAGTCCTCTACCCGGTAGTGGCGCTGTCGAAGAAGTTGCTCGAGTCGCGGAACTACTTAGAAACGCTCGATGGTGTCCTGCCCTTGAAGCTGTAAGACTGCACAGAGCTCAGTGGCCCGGGGATCCCTTtcacgatgacgatgacgtgACGACTGCTGTTAATATGTATTGCAAATACTTAGGACAAGATAGATCTG ATATTTTTGTGGTTACACGAAAGGACGACGAGATGTCAGAGATATTTAGTAGATTAATGGAAAGTTTGTTCCAAATTTTAGCGGCTGTTACAGGCTTGGAAGCATCTACAAAGACTGCTCGGTCTCAACAAGATAATCCTAATAACTCTAAAAGTGACTGTTAA